Below is a window of Fibrobacter sp. UWB10 DNA.
CAGAAGCGATGCAGCTGCCTAGTGAGTGTAACACAAAAAGCTGTGCTGATTTGATTAAGCCTAATCATCAAGGAATTTGCCCGAACGGTTGGCGATTGCTGACATACGATGATTATTACATCGTGGTTCATGCTGATGAGAATGTTGACCCCCTTGTGGAAGGGGTCCGCGCCAGGGCTTTCGGTGGGCACAATTACAGTGGGTATAGCTTGATTGGGGCCGGATACAATTGGGGTTATAAGTTTAGTCGTAAAGATGAATCGACTTATTGGCATTATCCAGAAGAAGGACGTTCTAATGATGTGAATATCGCTTCTTTTGTTGGATACCAAACAAAAAGTTCGACTTCAAATAGTACTCAGGATACATACAAAACGAATGGTTTCTCTGTCCGTTGTGTAATGGTTGAGTAACCACCATTATCAATGTCTAAACAGAAATCACGTTAGTGATTTCCAATCCGTGTGGCCTTTTTAGCGTGCATCAAAGGAGGTCCCGGCCTTCGCCGGGAAGACAACGGGAGAGGAATGCCCAAAGGCGGAGGAAAGTAAGTCGGCGAGCGAACATTAGAGGCCGAAGGCCGAATCCATGTGAGCGAGGCGAGCTTATACTCATAGAGCATAACTCAACTAAGGCAACAAGTTGCCAAGTTTCGTTTACTTTCTGGAGCCGTGGGCTTTTTCGATCCGTGTGGCTCTTTTGTAAAAAGAAATAAATTTTCGCGAAATTGGCAACAAAACGCCCTAAAAAAGCGTGTGTAGTACAGACAGTGGCTCTGTCTCATTACGGAATGTCCCGTGATGAAACGCTTAAAGGCTATAAATGATTAGAGAAAGTGTTGCTCATTTTCATTTTTATAATTATATTATAATTATCCAGAGGAAATCTATATGCAAGTAGAATTCGTCTGGGATGACAAGAAAAATACATCAAATCAAAAGAAACATGGTGTTTCGTTTGAGGAGGCTAAAACCTGTTTCGAAGATGACCATGCAAGAGTTTTCTTTGATGTTGAACATTCTGCGCAAGAAGACAGGTCAATTCTTATCGGATTGTCAAATCAATTGAGGACTTTGGTTGTTGTATTTACAGAACGAAGCGGGATTGTTTCCGAACAGTTGATAAATCGCATCATCAGTGCCCGAAAAGCGACAAGAAAGGAATTTCAATATTATTGGAACGCAAGAAAAGGAGATTGCTTATGAAGAAGGAATATGATTTCTCAAAAATGAAGGCCAAGAAGAATCCTTATGCAAAGCTTCTCAAGAAACAAATAACCATAAGATTGAATTCTGATACAATCGATTATTTCAAAAATATGGCTGCGGAACTCGGTATTCCGTACCAGGTACTGATTGATTCGTATTTGACGGATTGTGCGAATACGAAACGCAAACTGAACATGAGTTGGAAGTAGGGGGCGGAATAGCGAGATTGCCGAAACGGTCTTGTTATTCCCGTTTCGCCCTTCGGGCTTGCCTGCAACTTTGTTGCAGGTCAAGGCTTCCGCTCAGCGTTTCACTTCGTTCACTTAGAGCGTAATCGAACTCACTTCGTGAGTTCTTCATCTCGCTCTATTTGCAATAAAAAACGAAAGGACACCCAAATGGTGTCCTTTTCGTTTTTATCGGAATAGCGAGATTGACGCCTTCGGCGTCCGCGGCATCGGCTCTGTCATGACAGCCCGCGAGCGGTCTGTCGCGACGCTCGCCTCGCACGCTTTCGAACTCACGACTTCGTCGTTCGTTCTCAATCCCTCCAAATCCATATAAGACAAAAAAGACACCCTAGAAGGTGTCTTTTTGTCTTATCGGAATAGCGAGATTCGAACTCACGACCTCTTGCTCCCGAAGCAAGCGCTCTACCAGGCTGAGCTATATTCCGGTTCGGTGGTCCAATAATAGAAAAAAACGGAAAGAATTTAAAGGGGAAAGGCGCAAAAAAATGAAAAAAATCGAATTTTTATTTCTTGGCGGGCTTTCTGGGGGCTTTTGTCGGGGCTGGGCGCGGTTTTCCGAGGATCATGATGCTCGATCCGGCGTTGTCGGGCTCGACTTTGTACAGCTGAATGCGGTTGCTCCATTCAGAACGCACCTTGCGATCGATAATTCGCTTCACGTTGCCGTAGCTAGGATTCCCGCCGCCGTGGATGACCCTGAGAATCTTGAGGCCTGCAATCATCAGGTCATCGATGCGCCGTTCTACAGCTTCTGCGGCCTCGTCCGAGGTCATGCCGTGCAGGTCGATTTCGTCTTCGGGTACGGGCAGTTCCCAGGCGCTGGGGCTACGGCGCATCTTACGCCCGCGCGGGGAGCGCGCGGGGCGTGCGGCGGCTTGCTCTTCGGCTGCCTTCTGCATTTCCTTGTCCTTGTCTTCCATGTGGTGGTTGTTAATCCACTGCAGTTGGAATTCTTCTTCTTCGTTTAGCGCCATGATTCTCTCTTTTTGCGGTAAAAAATAGATTTTTTTGCCGAAATTGCTGTTTTTGAATCCGTTTTTGCCTTCTAATCGTCAATTATTACAATTTTTTGCATTGAATTCAGGTTCTTTTTTCTTATATTGTAATAAAAAGTTGAGATTTTTGTAAAAAATGAGCCGCTTCTGGAAAATAGCTACTCTTCTCCTGTTTTTGTCTCTTGTGGGTTGCAGTAAAACTGAAATTCCCGAAAACAGGGTGTTTTCTATTGACGACTTGGCGAACAAAAAAGTAGGAGTTCTTGTCGGCACAACGGGCGAAATTTATGCCGCCGATTACGGTACCGATTCTACTCGACTCCATGCAGAAAAGTTTGAAACGCTGTCTCAGGCGGTGGACGCCTTGTTGGAAGGTTCCATTGATGCCGTGCTCACGGACGATGCTCCCGCCAAGGTTTTCGCCCGCAAAAATCCCTCGCTTAGAATCCTGAACGAAGTCTTTAAAGAAGAATCGTATGCAGGCGTTGTCGCAAAAGAAAATATGGGCTTGCTGGATTCTGTGAACATCGCTTTGATTCAAATGCGTGCGATGGGCGTTTACGATTCGATTTTTGATGCCTATATCGGCGGACAATCCAAGTATCACGTTAAGACTGATTCGGTGACAGGTCCTGTTCTTAGAGTGGCGACCAATGCCGAATTCCCGCCGTTTGAATTTCGTTGCAAAAAACGCGGAATCGTGGGTATCGATATTGAAATTGCCCGTTATGTGGCCAATTATCTGGGCCGCAATCTCGAAATCATCGATATGGATTTTGACGATATTATTGATTCTGTGAAGGCCGGTAAAGCAGACCTCGGCCTTGCCGCTTTTTCGGTGACCGAAGAACGTGGGCAGATTGTCAATTTCACAGATCACTACGCCACGTCAAAAATCGTGATTATGGTGCGTAGTGGCGAAGAAGAATCGACTTTCCAGCGTATCAAGGATACGCTGCTGGGCGGCTAAACCCTAAAATTTCCGTGGTAATTCCAGCTCCACTGTTCGGGGTGTTCTGAAATCCACCGCTCCGTTTCTTTTGCAATATTTTCGACGAGTTCTTCGGGATTGGTTTTGGGCGGGTAGACGCTTTCAAAACGGATAACGATTTGCCGCTTTGTGTTGGTCCACGTGCGGAACGTGACGACGGAAGCTCCCATCTGGTTCAATTTTTGCGGGAGTCGTAAGTAGAGCGTGCTCGCTTGCCCAAAGAGTTCAACGGTGTTGCCTTTGGTGTTCTTGCCTTGGTCAAAAACCATCGCAAGGATTCCCTTGGTCTTGAACAAATCGCGAATGAGTTTGCCGGTTTCTTCGGGGTGATATTCGGTCAGGTGCGGGTCGCTGCGGAGTTCTTTGAGCACTTCGCGGAAATCCTCGTTGCCCACGGAATCGGTAATCAGGTGCACGTGTTCGCTGTAGCGGCAAAGAGCGCGGTGCAACAGTTCGAATGCGCCCTGGTGAATGCTGATGCCAGCAACAGGCCCGTGCTTTAGGGCTTCGCGAATGATTTCTTCGTTTTCGTAGACAATTCGGCTTTCGACGCTTTTAAAACGGGCGAGTCCGCGGTAAGAATCGAGCGCGTTCCAGAAGATTCCCTTGAACATGTCGCGTGCGCTTACGCTTGTTTTTAAATAGGCTTTCGCGTTTGCAAGGTGTTTTACCGTGCGCCCGTAAGCGCGCTTGGTATGTAGTGCCTTGTAGACGGGGAACGCAACTGCAAAAAGTGCCGAATAGAAAACATCCGGCACCCGAAGCAAACTATGAACAAGAATCTTATATGTCTTACTCTTCGTCAAATTCTAGAATATTTCTTCCGAGTTCTCGTTCGAATACGCGGCGGCTAAGCCCTTCGCCAGCGTAGCTCAGCGTGGGCGACACCTCGTAAAGCTTACCCGGCTTCACTTCGACATGAGCCTTGCGCAACCATTCGCGGTGAAGGCGACCAATCATGGTGCGAGCCGTCTTCGGGCTGTCATTTCCTTCGGCGTTTTTCACGGGCGAGAATTCTTCTTCGCGAACCACACCAAACGGCATCATTGTGCCCAATTGCGGGAATGCATCGAACAAGAACTGTTCGAACTTCCAGCACTTTTCGATACCGCAAACGGTCTTGCGGGCGGTGTGCCACGGGAGCTTGCTCGTCTGCAACTTGCGGAGACCTTCCGTTTTGAACAAGTGAATAGCGATGTTTCCGCCATCGAAAGTAAGGCTTCCGTCGGCATTCGTCATGTCGCGGTAGCTTTCGGGCAAGTCGCTGTATTCGACCACGCCGGGCTTGTTGTTCTGCAAGGCAAAAATGCCCACCTTTTCATTCGGGCCAGCCTTGTGCACCACCTTGGATGCAGACATGCTGCGGCCTTCGCTTGCAAGTGCACCAACGAAAGCCGGATCGCAAATGCGGCAAAGTGCGTTATCGACGCTGTAAAGGAATACATAGCGAACGCCTTTTTCAATCAACCAAGCGAGAGTACCGCTCTGGGCGAGTGCTCTAAAGCACCCGCCATTGCCATCGGGTACCAAGGCCAAACGGTTGTTTTCGTCAACGACGGCCTTCCCGTTCGGGTCAAGAGCGCAAATTGTGCCCTGTTCAAAGAATCGGATGTTTTCGCGGGCGTAACCGAAAAAGTTGTGTTCAGTAAAGAAGTTGACAGTCGCTTCGTGGTTCAGCGGGCTCGTCATAATGCACCACGGAATTGCATGACCCACTTGGGCGGCCAAGTTCTGCAAGCGTTCTGCCTGCAGCTGGAATAAGCTCTTGTGACTCGGAAGGCCGATATCGAACATGCCCTTCGGGCCATCGAAACCGAGGCGAGAACCTTGTCCGCCTGCAACGAGGAATGCGGCCACCTGGCCCTTGCCCAAGAGAATTTCACCGGTTTCTTTCCAGAAGTCGTAACGTAAGTCGTCGGTTGCAATCTTGAACGGCATCGGCTTCAAGTCGCCCGAAACGTTGTCGTCGAGCGATGCGTTCGATTTTTCAGTATAAAGCGCTTTGAGTTCTTCCCAGTCTTGGGTAGAAATGTCGCGTTCTAAATTCTTGCGAGCGTCGCCGCTCAAAGATTCAAGTTTGGCGACCAACTCTTGCTGGCCCGCCGCATTCAAAGTTTCGATGATGTCCATATATTCTACCTAATACCGAAGAAAATCACCATGCTTACGATGAGCGCGAAGATGCTAATCAGGTGCATGCGCCACACGATTTTGGAATTCATGAGCGGCTTGCTCGGGAAACGGCCT
It encodes the following:
- a CDS encoding FISUMP domain-containing protein: EAMQLPSECNTKSCADLIKPNHQGICPNGWRLLTYDDYYIVVHADENVDPLVEGVRARAFGGHNYSGYSLIGAGYNWGYKFSRKDESTYWHYPEEGRSNDVNIASFVGYQTKSSTSNSTQDTYKTNGFSVRCVMVE
- a CDS encoding BrnT family toxin — its product is MQVEFVWDDKKNTSNQKKHGVSFEEAKTCFEDDHARVFFDVEHSAQEDRSILIGLSNQLRTLVVVFTERSGIVSEQLINRIISARKATRKEFQYYWNARKGDCL
- a CDS encoding CopG family antitoxin, with product MKKEYDFSKMKAKKNPYAKLLKKQITIRLNSDTIDYFKNMAAELGIPYQVLIDSYLTDCANTKRKLNMSWK
- a CDS encoding Smr/MutS family protein, which gives rise to MALNEEEEFQLQWINNHHMEDKDKEMQKAAEEQAAARPARSPRGRKMRRSPSAWELPVPEDEIDLHGMTSDEAAEAVERRIDDLMIAGLKILRVIHGGGNPSYGNVKRIIDRKVRSEWSNRIQLYKVEPDNAGSSIMILGKPRPAPTKAPRKPAKK
- a CDS encoding transporter substrate-binding domain-containing protein, with translation MSRFWKIATLLLFLSLVGCSKTEIPENRVFSIDDLANKKVGVLVGTTGEIYAADYGTDSTRLHAEKFETLSQAVDALLEGSIDAVLTDDAPAKVFARKNPSLRILNEVFKEESYAGVVAKENMGLLDSVNIALIQMRAMGVYDSIFDAYIGGQSKYHVKTDSVTGPVLRVATNAEFPPFEFRCKKRGIVGIDIEIARYVANYLGRNLEIIDMDFDDIIDSVKAGKADLGLAAFSVTEERGQIVNFTDHYATSKIVIMVRSGEEESTFQRIKDTLLGG
- a CDS encoding lauroyl acyltransferase is translated as MTKSKTYKILVHSLLRVPDVFYSALFAVAFPVYKALHTKRAYGRTVKHLANAKAYLKTSVSARDMFKGIFWNALDSYRGLARFKSVESRIVYENEEIIREALKHGPVAGISIHQGAFELLHRALCRYSEHVHLITDSVGNEDFREVLKELRSDPHLTEYHPEETGKLIRDLFKTKGILAMVFDQGKNTKGNTVELFGQASTLYLRLPQKLNQMGASVVTFRTWTNTKRQIVIRFESVYPPKTNPEELVENIAKETERWISEHPEQWSWNYHGNFRV
- a CDS encoding UDPGP type 1 family protein, whose translation is MDIIETLNAAGQQELVAKLESLSGDARKNLERDISTQDWEELKALYTEKSNASLDDNVSGDLKPMPFKIATDDLRYDFWKETGEILLGKGQVAAFLVAGGQGSRLGFDGPKGMFDIGLPSHKSLFQLQAERLQNLAAQVGHAIPWCIMTSPLNHEATVNFFTEHNFFGYARENIRFFEQGTICALDPNGKAVVDENNRLALVPDGNGGCFRALAQSGTLAWLIEKGVRYVFLYSVDNALCRICDPAFVGALASEGRSMSASKVVHKAGPNEKVGIFALQNNKPGVVEYSDLPESYRDMTNADGSLTFDGGNIAIHLFKTEGLRKLQTSKLPWHTARKTVCGIEKCWKFEQFLFDAFPQLGTMMPFGVVREEEFSPVKNAEGNDSPKTARTMIGRLHREWLRKAHVEVKPGKLYEVSPTLSYAGEGLSRRVFERELGRNILEFDEE